The Polyodon spathula isolate WHYD16114869_AA chromosome 21, ASM1765450v1, whole genome shotgun sequence genome contains the following window.
AGGAGTCGTCTTTAGTCACAAGTTTCCAAGACAAATAAGGAGTGATGTtcttatgataaaaaaaaaaaattgcacttatATATGAATTCCcgattttaaaacaatgtaaggAGGGCACTCAAGCCAGGAGAGATGCTGCTGtcctgctgtctgcttgtgctgCGGCTCAGTTGATCTGACGGCAGGCTTCAAAAGTCCACTTGGTGGCTCCTCCATAAATGTCAATGTTGCTCTCGGCCCAGGAGATGACATTCCCCACCAGGGCTTTGCTGTTGCAGGTGGCCAGGTTGTAGATCTCGCCTGAGGAAAGCTTCCTGTCCCAGATATTGACGTTAGCCAGCTCGCCCACGAACGCTTGTGTGGCGTCGAACCCTCCGCTCAGCGTGTCCTGGGAAAACGGGGGAACGATTAGAAAACCCCTTGGACCGTGTGCATGAGCATTCTCAATTACTCACTTAACACAACCTTTGATCTCATCAATACATTAATTCATTTTACTTTCATAAGTGTAACTGGCTCTGAAGAACGGTGCCCTTTTcaatgggagggagggagggagagagagagagagagagagagagagagagagagagagagagagagagagagagattcagatTCAGCTTCGTTAAGTCAATGGGCTCTTCTGAAGTGGGTATTCCTGATTTAGTGCCTCACTCCACCCCATTAGAAAACTAACACCATAGAATGTTTTTAATGATCAGCTCTCAAGTTCTCCATGGCTACAGCTAACTGCATTCCAGCCACCAGCCCTAACATCAATGTGCTATCTAACCCTTTATAGACACGGCCTTGGTAATATTGAAAGTTCTGCTACAGATCACAGACATTCCTGTTTCATGCTGATATGATGGGAGCATGTGCAAGTCAATAAGAGGGACCGTCCTGAAGAGGGACCGCATGTGATAGGTGGACAGGTTGTGCTTACCTGTTCTTGACCTAGCACTAGGACTCCCTGTGGTTTGATTGGATGATAGGGGGCCAGGTTCTCCCCGTTGCCCCTCAGCACGCCATCCTGGAACGCCTCCCACACGCCGTCGCGTGTGGTCCAGGTGATGCAGATGTGATGCCACTTCCCATCTTTAATCACAAATGGCAACGTTGCTACCTGTGCGGGAAGGAGAAGGGGCGGGGTTAGAACGTGCATATATGAAACGGTCACTGTTGAAAGCTCAAATATGCTTCTGTAGCTTTTCCCCCGTACGTGTGCCATATACTGCGTCACTGAGATCTGCAAGAAGCCCACCTTGTCGTTGATGACTATCTCCATCGGGTTGTCTCCCCACTCGATCAGCACTAACTCGTTGGCTTGCCCCGGGACTGCGTAGGAGAGGGGTGTGCCCAAGCCGGGGGAGGCGCTGGATTTGAGCCACATGCACACTGAGAAGGAGTACATCTCGGGCAGGCTCTTCTTCACCTTCGCATACATGTAGTTAGTCCTCAGGAGGAAGGTCAGCTGGAACTTATCTGCGGGGCGGTTTTCTTTCTGACCTGGCAAAGACGGAAATACATTGGACCATTCATTCTGACGTTTGTGACCAGAGTCTCCATCACAGAAATATTAGGaacatttagaaaatgttttaaggTCATGGTTATTTTGCTCACagttcttttatttatgtatttattattaattgattttaattgtgtaaatCTTCAGGCAACATTCAGTTATTTCACTTCCCATTGAAATTCATAATATGTGGTGCtagtacttaaaacaaaacagttttctaTAAGTATTGATGTGATTTCTATCAGTCTGTTGTAGAAAGCGCTCGAGTAGGTTAAGCACGCCTGTAGATAATCGGTACTGGCACGCTTCCTCATGATTACATGCCACACAGCTGCATTCAATccacatagattttttttgtcctgttttatgcatttttatgtTGCTTgtggttttattatattatattattataagtgggggaggctgtgtggtccaatggttaaagaaaagggcttgtaaccaggaggtcccgggttcaaatcctggctcactcactgactcgctgtgtgtgaccctgagcaagtcacttaacctcctagtgctccgtctttcgggtgagacgttgctgtaagtgacccTAGTCTCTATAattcgccttggataaaggcgtctgctaaataaacaagtaacgAAGTGTGCTGAATCTCAGTTATATAATGAACAGTGAGGTGCTTTATCAAGCTTCTAACAGCCCATTCTGCAGTATGACACTGTATTGGTCACATTGGTGATGCTGAGGGAATGTCGCTCTCTCTCCCCTTTGGACACGTTTGTTTCTTGCTGTAACGAGAGGAGCTGTAAGCGTTAATCAATAATCTAAAAGCATGGACTGAACAGACCTGCTTCAATGGGCATCATTAGACGCCCTGCTGAAGTTTGAGAAACCGCTAACGGGGCAGAAATGCTCTCACAAGGTCATTCTGCAAACCGAGTCGCTGCTGGATTTTGATATGAATGTTATTATATCAACCGCATCAGAGAGAAGCTGaattcttaaaagaaaaatctcactgtagcaaaacaaaaatataaacaatctTGTAAAAAAGACGAACGATGGTCTGCTGACAGTTTATAATTTATGAATTTAGAGCGGAATATGCAAAGAAATGCAGTTCTTTCTGCTGCGACAATGGGAGATTGGTGACACTGGAAGAGTTTGTGTATACGTGTGCAATGGCATgttaaaaatgaatgctttttaaaaatccatttggaaaaaaagacattcaatatttaatttgaaagatATCGGTAatgtaaaacatacagtaactCACATCGTCTCTTTCAATTATCTCAACGCTCAAGCGCCAAAGTGAATACAACACACTCGTCTCTAGCCCGTCACTTTAATTATGCTACCGTTCCCCATGCAAACCCTGTGCTCTGTACACACAACACATCCTGCAGCAAACGTTAGTAACACACGCTTTCTCCCACCCCAGCCGAACAGCGGGTCTGTACTTGGTATTGCACGGTATAGCGAACTCACCCTTCTCCAGGTCGCTGATCCTGTGGTGCAGGGATGTGAGCGTGGATTCCACCTTGACTCTCTGCTCCGTCTCATTCTTCAGCCCGGGCTTGCTTTCCTCCATGCCGTTCACACGGGACAGCACCTGCTTCTCCAGGTCCTCGATTTTATTCTGGAGTAGATCTTTCAGGTTGTTAGCTTGGGCTGAATTATTGTTCCTGCTTAATTGCTGAAATGAcatagtaaattaaaaataaataaataaatcgatttAAAAAAAGACCTATAAGCACCCTGTATATCATGTAGGGCGCTGTAGTGTTAAGATCAGCTTAACTTGTTTAGAGCTTATTGTCTAAGAGAGTTTACTGTGAACTGTGAGTTGGATGAAGTCTTATTTGTCTAAGTTGAGCTACGTGACCTGGCTAGGGTTCACTATGCAGGTTCACTGAAATGCCTGcggagataataaataaataaataactggaaatGAAGCGATGAACAGCATCAGAGCCCCTGTGCGTGATTGAAACTCTAAAAACAGGTAACCTGTTAAAACGCACTGGCGTGGCTTGTGATAAATCTCTAAATCGTATCTGAAGCTCAAGTGGCGATACTATATAGATCAGAAATAGAACAAAACTCTCTCTCTTCTGCATCATGCTAACCCCAGCCGCGGGGACATACCTCCAGGTTTTCTAGCCTCTGTTTGAGTGACTGTAAAGTTTGACCCAGTTGGTTTAACGTATCCGCTGCAGTCCTCGATACGTCACCCATGGTGTTCTTGCCCGTCTCTTTTCTCCTCGAACCGGGTCTGGTCTCGCCCGGGTCTGTTATACTCTGACTCTCGCATCGGCTCAGCTTGGCTGTCAGCTCCCGAATCGTATCTTTTTGGTTCATGATAGTCTCCTTCTGCTGCAGGACCGTTTCCCTCAGCTGCAGGACCGTGGTCTTCTGGTCCTCCGCCGGCCCGCTGTTCTGCATGGTAGCAGCACACATGTCCATATCCGTCGGCACAGAGGTACAAATAAATCGGGCCTGGCCGAAATCTTGGGACGACCCAAGATCCAGGAGGAAGAAAGTCAGAAGAAAAAGTTTCCAACAGACCCCCGATATCATGGttcgcattgtgtgtgtgtgtgtgtgtgtgtgtgtgtgtgtgtgcgtgtgtgtgtgtgtgtgcgtgtgtgtgtgtgtgtgtgtgtgtgtgtgtgtgtgtgtgtgtgtgtgtgtgtgtgtgtgtgtgtgtgtgtgtttgtgtgtgtgtgtgtgtgtgtgtgtgtgtgtgtgtgtgtgtgtggtgtgtgtgtgtgtgtgtgtgtgtgtgtgtgtgtgtgtgtgtgtgtgtgtgtgtgtgtgtgtgtttgaacctCGTCACGGCTGCGAAAATATGAGCGACGAGACACCAACGTCACAGGAACGAGTCAGCACCGGGGAGCTGTCCACATCCGTCCACTGAAGTTCTGAGTTTCTCGCAGTGTGCGGCTTCGTTATATAGCGCTGCAGGCGGAGCGCGGAGGCAACGCGTCACAGTGGGAGGAATCAAACTCCAGTCTAATCGCCGCCTCCTCTTTTGTAAGGTGGACAGAGCCCGTCATCATGCTGGCCAGAACCGGTGTACGGTTTATTTCACCGAGTCTTCAATGGGTTTTAAACCACGGATTGCGTGCTTGTTGAAAACCCTTTAAACTCATGGTCTGGGGGTCAGttttaacagtaaattaaatatatttctatcaGACTATAATGACAACAGTAAGGATTCTTTGCTGTGGATTGTACTGAAGTTAGTGCCAGGGGGTTAATACAGTTATATAACATATTTCCACTGAACAACAGCACACtgtgttaaatgaaaatgtattatgttGCCCTTTATAAGACATTTAAGaatacaaattgtgtttttacaaaagtCTAACATGGTGTTcacttctttgtttttgtatgttgcaTGCTTTTATACAGCAATGCTATATCATGGCTGTTGAAAACAGGCTGACCTTTGTTAGGTAATGTCGTTATCGTGTAATGCTGGCTTAGCCGATACTTCATCGGACAGTAGAATGggccatacagtacagtactgtactactgCCGCGGTGTTCCTTAGAGGACTATCCCTTCTAAGCCAATATTAAACACAGACCAAAAAGGAAGTATTTTAATTCCTAGAAAGGTACATTGATGGCAGAATATGAACATATAATAATTCTCCGACAGTACTACAACGCAATGATTTAGCGTTAAATGGATTCTCACACTGTTTCTTTACAGTGACAATGAGTTTGTCATCCCGCTAAAAAGTACCCTGCCTGCCTACCTTAAGCAAAGCACCGCCTCGCAGCCCAGTGGGACCGGGGATGCTcactgccacccccccccccccccccccccccccccccccccccccccccccacacgaAGCTTCTTTCATTCCAGTCACCTAAGCTCCTTACTGCCAGCGCTATACTGCGTGCTTTAGCCTCTCATTTCCTACAGAGTTGATTGATCTGCCCCCCCACACACCACTGCTCgatgcaaaacaataaaataataccaCAGACATCCGAGTACGTCAACATGTCCACACAAGATGACACATACACAATGatacttaaaaagaaaataatatcttAAATTCTATCGACTCGTGATCACCATGTAGCCCGTTTTTAAGCCATTAAATTGTGGGTCTTCTTTAGTAATAATAAAGtccagttctgttttttatttcaagaaaTACAGTAGCCTGAAACACCAAGACACTCTGAAAGGAGCTCGATTATAGATCTAATTGAGGCATCTGCAGTGCTAGTATTCTTGCAGGTGAAGACTGCCAGAATAACACGTGAAATCATTCACATGTAACACTTTTCACATTTACAGTGCTGAAGTGCTTATGTAACACTTTTCACATTTACAGTGCTGAAGTGCTTATGTAACACTTTTCACATTTACAGTGCTGAAGTGCTTATGTAACACTTTTCACATTTACAGTGCTGAAGTGCTTATGTAACACCTCTCACATTTACAGTGCTGAAGTGCTTATGTAANNNNNNNNNNNNNNNNNNNNNNNNNNNNNNNNNNNNNNNNNNNNNNNNNNNNNNNNNNNNNNNNNNNNNNNNNNNNNNNNNNNNNNNNNNNNNNNNNNNNNNNNNNNNNNNNNNNNNNNNNNNNNNNNNNNNNNNNNNNNNNNNNNNNNNNNNNNNNNNNNNNNNNNNNNNNNNNNNNNNNNNNNNNNNNNNNNNNNNNNNNNNNNNNNNNNNNNNNNNNNNNNNNNNNNNNNNNNNNNNNNNNNNNNNNNNNNNNNNNNNNNNNNNNNNNNNNNNNNNNNNNNNNNNNNNNNNNNNNNNNNNNNNNNNNNNNNNNNNNNNNNNNNNNNNNNNNNNNNNNNNNNNNNNNNNNNNNNNNNNNNNNNNNNNNNNNNNNNNNNNNNNNNNNNNNNNNNNNNNNNNNNNNNNNNNNNNNNNNNNNNNNNNNNNNNNNNNNNNNNNNNNNNNNNNNNNNNNNNNNNNNNNNNNNNNNNNNNNNNNNNNNNNNNNNNNNNNNNNNNAGCGGAAAATGAATGTATGCAAAAATCCCTTTAAGCAGCGCCCGCTCAGCTGGCCTTCTCTGTTGCGCTGCAAGTGAAGGGGTCACAGTAAGAGAGCAGACTGGATGCACCACAGTCAGGCTTCATTAACTGTCCAGTCAGCCACTTAAATGCTGGATACTGGCTattaacacacagacacagacccccCTCTACATGcgctcacacacacagacccccctccacactcacacacacccacacagacccACACCCACGCCCTCAGGGGTCCTGACTGTGCCTGTAACGCTGGAATGATTCCTCACTGAATCTCCCCTGTGAGGAATAGTCAGAATGAGGAGATGCTGCTGCAGAGGGAGGCAGTGGAAATGGGGTTCCAGTCCTGGTGTTGAAAGGGTGGAGCTGGAACTGCATAATTCAATATGACATAAAGGAGATATAAGCCAGTTATACATTGAATGATTTTCGTAATTCAATATTATCTAATATCTAATCTAATATAATCTAATATCTTTCCCCCTTTACTGTAGATATATTTTTTCTAGAACAAtatgtacattaaaacaaaaaagaaaacatttagaccCAACATCATTTTACACGTAGGAGAATAAACTTTGAGATCCTGTCATTGAAAACAAATGAACGTACTTTTCCTTTACGCTTCATGttgctaaataaataactatgaatGATTTGATTATCACTGTTTGCGTTCCTATAAATTATTTTGGGGTTGAATACTGTCAATACGAATTGTATTATTCAGTGCATTAATAAGAGTCCAGTCAGTGGGGAGTTCTTgaagaaacacatttgtttgtttgtttgttctttaggATCGAGACCCCGTTTGGTGTAAATCAGTCTCCCGTGAGAACAGTCGTGTAAAATCTGCGTTGTTTGTGATGTCAGAGCAATGCATTAGGAGCGGTCCGGTAAAGACAAGCCATTACGGCTTCATTGAGCTCAATAGGATCTCAATAGGATCTCTGTGGAAGTGGGAGGTGTGGAAGTGGGAAGAAACCGTCTCGCTAAATTAGGTATGGCTTTGAATAGTGTCAGGACACAGTCTCCGGGCAGCCACTTCATCTGCCTGCGTCTCCCATGTGGAGTGGAGCTCTTTATCACATGCCACGTGATATTGATGTAGTATTTTACACCACTGCCCACGTAGTCTTCTCCAGTGGCTGCACAGCAGTATTGTCCTTCTCATGTCAGCTGCAGCAGCGATATTCCCTGTTTATGCAATGGTGCAATACGTTATAGGCTGGCAGGGGCTGGAAGCAAATGAAGAAAGATCAGGGATATAGCTcttctgttttcttgtttctattgcagtttctgacACTTGCATAACATGTTGTATTCAACATCCCTCCCCCACTATCTGTCTTCTCCTTAATGAGGCTGTAGAACAGATGGCTGTAATTGAAAGTGTTGCCGTCTAAAATGAATGCAAACAGTTCCTTTGTATTTCTGTGCTACGGTTCTCATGGAGGTGTTGCTGCAGTACTATGGCTAATGCAGTGTTACCTTCAGAGCGCGAGATAATGCCATTGTTGAGAACACAAGAAACGGCGTGCATGCATTCGGCTGCTGTGAGGGCCTATCTGAGTCTGGCAGGAGTCCTTGATGTTTATTGTAATACAGATTCAACTCTAGATCAGTAGTGTggttgatgtatttttttttattgttaagagAACTTGCAAGTCCCAAAGGCTCTGGTAGTGGATTAGCGATGATATTTTCCAAAGATGTTTTTTGCCCTGGATAGTTCTGTAAGGGAAGTTGGAGTGGAGGTGTTTTAATAAAAGATCCTAAACGTGCATGAAGCCGTGTCCTGAATTTAGCAGCCACTGCCACCCCACAGGTGTGTCCAGGATGAGATGGGTGAAAGGTCGCCGTCTCGTGTGCGATGACATCACCCCAAGGATCGCTGCAGAACTGCAGGCCAGACGAACCTGGGAACTTCATCGTCCGTCAGCAGAACCCGACGGGTACTTTTGTGCCAGAAAAATCCTGTCACTGCGTTTGTCAAGTCCTGTAGACACGGAGCTCAGTCCGAGGCTGTGAGGAGGTGTGGATGGCACCAAGACAGCTTGAATCACTATGATGGTCTGCACGCCTAAACCAGATTACTGTGTGCTGTAATTACTGGCTGGCTCgctggcaggcaggcagcttATTTAAAACCTTCACATCGCGCTAGTTTAGCAGTAAAAGCCAGTGAagctgtttaatgtttttatctCAGATTTGCACTAGCTTAGAGCTGAGAAACTGTTTACATTGTCCTCCTCCTACAAACTGCTTCTAGCTCTTGAATCCTATAAGTATATGGAGGATACTGAAGGATTGTTCGTGATGTCTGGTTTTTATTGAGcgcaggaggatgtcccagtgAATCAGCAGCCCGGACAGGGCAGAGTGAGTTATGAAAGGACATACTCCTAAGTGGAATAAAAAACgttctctttaaaataaatagcaatacaatgagtacattttacagtatattaaagcaattaattcagggattattttacctggagGTTCTTTACTTCCATTGTCAACAGACTGTGCTTCGACGCAGATTAATTTCAAACCCTATTTCTGACCTCTTCACAACCGTCTTTAGATCGAACCCcgagctcagtctgtcaatttaCATCGTCTCTGTTGTTTCCTGCGTTTACCGGTGTTAATGGAAGGGCTACAGGCTGTTCAGAtcagtaactggcatttcttgactaaactcgttcTCAAGGGAGTtggagtccaaatcaaaacagtaGCAATTTCAAATGATTTCGGGCAGTTTAAAGTCCTTATGAAACACATATTGGTGACGGTGatgttttgtaaacaaagacacattcaaaactaGTCCTGGTGAGCATGTGATCCACTCGAGTGAGATAACGAAACTATATCCCACGCTGGATATGCCCACtcttgtgatgtgtgtgtgtgtgtgtgtgtgtgtgtgtgtgttagcaattttttaaatgtggttatgAGATTTCAAAATATCGAAGTGCTGAAACTTAACTGAAACCCTGAAAACGAAGTTAACTAGCTTGCTCATCTTAATGTGATGAGCTGCTTGAACTCCAAACTGCTGTCCTGTTAACCTCTCTCAATCTGCACCTGGAATAGCTAATCAAGCCCCTGTCCACGGGTGCTTCCGATAGTCCAGCAAGCAGAGGAGTCTCAGCCAAAGGTCTGCCCTCAGCAAGTTGTTGGTGTTTCGGGCAATCGTAAGAACTGGGTTCAACTTAAGAAACCAGCACACTTCCCAGCAGCCTTCCTTCCATGCAGATTCACAGTGTGTTGGGGTTACAAGAAGTTGCTGCACTATTCTTACATGCTTGCTGTCGCTGTGAGTTGTGGTCTGTTGCATGTTGTTTAGCAGTAGCAGGTCATATTGAACAGGTACAGTAAAGTCTATTCTTTAAATAGGCTTCTTATCCATCCTGTTTCTAAAAACAGAATTTTGTTTGATTAATTTCACAGCCCCCAGTAAGAGGGTTTAGTGTCACTGGCCTGGGGTGTCTCGCCAAATCTTTTGGACATGACCTGCCTCCCCTGCCATCATCTCCTCTTGTGTAACTAACCTTGTGACTGCCTTTACTTCCCGGTGCTGCCGAGCAGTTTACATTGAAACAGGCTGGACACCCATTCATTGTGCTTGGGATAAGAAACTGTATTCAAAGGATTTCTTGCGTATAGtgattttattttgctcattTGGTCTGTGTCAGTAACACCCGTAGTAGCTGACCAGTCTCTCCAGTACTCTGGGTGGAGAGGGAGAGATCTTTACCAGTGAAGAGAGCCAGACCTCTTACATACCATAAGAGACGGAGtcaatttagcaaaaaaaaaaaaaaacttgctataTAAATCACCTTTAATTAAAAGAACAGCACCGCTCTCATTAACATTTTATTCATTAAGAATTTTACACTCCTCCAGATTGTGAGAAATGGAACCTGGAGGAAGTCGTCCCCTTGAACTTCTGTTCTGCACCAGAAGaagtttatatatgtgtgtgtgtgtgcggtgcaAAGAAAGTGTTTTTATTAACGGCTGTGCAgggaatgtatttataataaatacctTCATGATCTGCCCTGAGATCTTAGATCTAGCCTTCtctttacagtaaatgcagttcCGCTCAGGTGTGTAACCCTGAAACTGCAGAAAGGCTTGCCTGTGACGGCCGCGTTCGTTCTGCCAGATCTTTTCTTGCTACCACTGCCATTCCTCGCTCTCCGCAAGCAGGACCAGCTACCATTCATCACTTGCCTGGCAATGTTTTACAATTCTGTATTTGATATTCAGGAAGGATGTACGCTGCTGTCTCTGAGTTGCTAATGAGTGTGTGTAGGAAGTGACTTCATTTCTGCAGTAGTGAGTTTGGAAAGATAACTGTAACTCCCCCCCTCTCTAAAAAGACAGGGCATTGTGGTTGTATTGGTTTGTTTCTGTGGTTTTTAGCGTGTACAGTTCTTGTGATCTGAATTGCTGGGGTGGTTTGATTTGTGATGTGAACATTAAAAGTCTGGTCTGGGAACACGGTCCAGAGCTCTTAGACCTGCACAAGCTTTCTGGCAAATATATTTCTTCCAGCAAACCCTTGCGATTTTCTTCTCTCTTTTAA
Protein-coding sequences here:
- the LOC121296132 gene encoding neuronal pentraxin-1-like; protein product: MRTMISGVCWKLFLLTFFLLDLGSSQDFGQARFICTSVPTDMDMCAATMQNSGPAEDQKTTVLQLRETVLQQKETIMNQKDTIRELTAKLSRCESQSITDPGETRPGSRRKETGKNTMGDVSRTAADTLNQLGQTLQSLKQRLENLEQLSRNNNSAQANNLKDLLQNKIEDLEKQVLSRVNGMEESKPGLKNETEQRVKVESTLTSLHHRISDLEKGQKENRPADKFQLTFLLRTNYMYAKVKKSLPEMYSFSVCMWLKSSASPGLGTPLSYAVPGQANELVLIEWGDNPMEIVINDKVATLPFVIKDGKWHHICITWTTRDGVWEAFQDGVLRGNGENLAPYHPIKPQGVLVLGQEQDTLSGGFDATQAFVGELANVNIWDRKLSSGEIYNLATCNSKALVGNVISWAESNIDIYGGATKWTFEACRQIN